Genomic DNA from Jejubacter calystegiae:
CGCAAATCCGCGGCCCGGGGTCATTCACGACAGTGCGCGTTTATGGCTGCGGCAAAGCGTTCGGTAATCTGCCGGGGTCGGGTAATGGCCCCGCCAACCACCACGGCATGGGCGCCCAGCGCCAGGCAGCGAGCCGCCAGTTCCGGGGTTTCCACATTGCCTTCGGCAATCACCGGAATGGTCACCGCATCGACCAGTTCGCCCAGAAAACGGCAATCCTGCTCTGGCAGTTTGTGGCCTTTGGTCTCTCCAGTGTAGCCATACAGCGTAGGTCCGACGCAGTCGAAACCGAGCGCTTCGGCGGTTTTCGCTTCATCCAGGGTGGAGACATCCGCCATCAGCACCAGCCTGGGATAGCGTTCCCGAATCTGCGCCACCAGCGTCGCCAGACTCTGGCCGCCGGGGCGCGGGCGGGCGGTGGCGTCCAGCGCGATGATTTCCGGCGCTACCGTCATCAGTTCATCCACCTCTTTCAGGGTCGCGGTGATAAATACCTCGCTGTCGGGGTAATCACGTTTGATGATGCCAATAACCGGTAGCGCAACCTGCTGGCGGATGGCCGCAATATCCGCCACGCTGTTGGCGCGAATTCCGGCGGCTCCCCCCTGCTCTGCCGCCAGCGCCATGCGCGACATAATAAAGGGACTATGTAACGGCTCGTCTTCCAGCGCCTGGCAGGAGACAATCAGCTGGCCTTTCAGGCCGTTCAGTAACGTATTCATCAGGCTAAAATCTCTTCTACTTCATTTCTGATAATGGTGACGTGCGGGCCATAGACCACCTGCACGCCGTTGCCACGCAAAATCACGCCGTGGGCGCCGGTCGCTTTTAGCGCCGCCTCGTCCACTTTGCTTCCATCTTTTACCGTCACGCGTAAACGCGTGGCGCAACAGTCCACCTCTTCCAGGTTATCTCTGCCGCCCAGTCCGGCCACGATGGCCTGAGCCCGTTCGCCCGAGGCGAACTCACTCTGCTCCACGTTCTCTTTCTCCCTGCCTGGGGTGGCGAAACCGAAGCGGACAATGGCGAAGCGGAAGGTAAAGTAGTAGAGGAAGAACCACGGAACGCCGACCAGGGGTACATACATCCAGTGGGTTTTCGCCTCGCCCTGCAGCACGCCGAACAGCATGAAGTCGATAAAGCCGCCGGAGAACGTCTGGCCGATGGTGATGTGCAGGATATGGGCCAGCATGAAGGCCAGGCCATCGAACAGGGCATGGATAACGTAAAGCGCAGGGGCCACAAACAGGAACGAGAACTCAATAGGCTCGGTAATGCCGGTCAGGAATGAGGTCAGCGCCGCCGAAAGCAACAGTCCAGCCACGCGCTTTTTATTTTCGGGTTTCGCCGTGTGGTACATCGCAAGGCAGGCGCCCAGCAGCCCGAACATCATGGTGATAAAACGCCCGGACATAAAACGTGAAGTCCCGACATAAAACTGCTGAGTCGCGGGATCGCCCAGTTGGGCAAAGAAGATGCGCTGCGTGCCTTCCACCAGCTGGCCGTTGATCATCTCAGTGCCGCCCAGCGCCGTGGTCCAGAAGGGCAAATAGAAAATATGATGCAGACCGAAGGGACCCAGCATGCGCAGTATAAAGCCGTACAGGAACGTCCCCAGATAACCGGTGGCATCCACCAGCCCGCCCAGCCCAAAAATCAGCGCCTGAAAATGGGGCCAGATAACGGTCATGACGGCCCCCACTACGATGGCGGCCAGGGAGCTGACGATCGGCACAAAGCGCGAACCGCCGAAGAACCCCAGGAACTGCGGCAGCGCAATATTGCGAAAGCGATGATGCAGCGCACAGGTCACCAGACCGATAACCACCCCGCCGAAGACGCCGGTTTCCAGAGTCTGAATACCCAGCGTCATTCCCTGCCCTACCGCGCCAGGATTCTCCTGCGCCAGGGTGCCGGTCAGAATCAGCAAGGCATTAATGGTGGCGTTCATCACCAGGAACGCCAGCAGCGCCGACAGCCCGGCGGTGCCTTTATCGCTCTTCGCCAGCCCCACCGCCACACCTACCGCAAACAGCACCGACAGATTGGCAAATACGATGGCACCGGCGCTGCTCATAATGGTGAATATCGCCTGCAGCCAGTCGACATCCAGGAAAGGATACGCCGTGATGGTGTTGGGATTAGAGAGCGCGCCGCCAATCCCCAACAGCAACCCTGCCGCCGGAAGCACGGCAATCGGCAACATAAAGGATTTGCCAAAGCGCTGCGCTTTTTCGAACCAGCCTCCCGATGAGGCGCCACTGAATACAGACATAAGGTTTCTCCCTGCAGAATATGGTGAAAATTATTACCACATAAAATCTATATATTGAAAATTATCACCAGAAGTCGGGAGACGGATCATACTTTTTTAAAATGACTGGCGTCAGCAACCCGCTTTCCGCCACACTAACCGGTAGCAAAACGCATTAAGGAACTTGCATGTCAGAACATGAAAACCTGCTGCTCAGGCTGCGGCAGAGCGTATCCGGATACAGCCCGACCCAGCAGAAGCTGGGGGAGTTTGTGTTAAACGCCCCCGCCAGCGTGCTCTACCTGACCATTACCGAACTGGCGCGGGAAAGCGAAACCAGCGAGGCAAGCGTCACCCGGCTGTGCCGGACGCTGGGATGCAAAGGCTATAACGAATTTAAAATGGCGCTGGCGCTGGATATTCAGCACCAGACCGCGCCGCGCCAGGCAGGAGATGAGATCGATCGGGTGGTGGAAGAGTCGGTACAGGCGCTACAGGATACGGCGAAACTGCTGGATCGCCAGATGCTGAAAGCGGCGGCGCAGGCGCTGCATCAGGCACGTTCGGTGCAGATATACGGCGTTGCGGCAAGCGCCATCCCCGGGGATTACCTTCAGTATAAGCTGCTGCGCTTCGGCAAAAGCACGCAACAGTACAGCGATATGCATCGCGCGGCGATGAACGCGGCAACGCTCGGTCAGGAGGATCTGGTGGTGGCGATCTCCAGTTCGGGATCCACCCGCGATCTGCTGCACGTGGTGAAGCTGGCCCGCAAGCGCGGCGTGAAGATTCTGGCGCTCAGCAACACCCCTTCCAGTCCGCTGGCGTCGTTAAGCGATATGCTGCTGGTGGCGGCGACGCCAGAAGGTCCTCTGAGCGGCGGCGCGCTGAATGCCAAAATCAGCGTGATGCTGCTGGTAGAGCTGCTGGCGATGTCTCTCATCGCTATTGATGAGCGCTATGCCGAACTCAGTCAGCAAACGGCCAGCGCAACGCTGCCGCTGTTGCTGTAAAGCGGCGGGCATTGCATATTAGCGTGAGCCTGATTTTGAATGAATATGATGTGTTGGAGAAGATTCCGTTCACCTTAAGGTGATTTTTCATATGTGAATACCGGCGCCGGTGAACGTGTCAGCGGCGTTTTTTACCGCCGGGGAGCCCGGGCCGCCAGGGGGGTGGCGACTGAGCCCCCCTGGCCCGTTCACGTGTTCCGAATTAACAAAGAAGCGCTTACTAAAAGTGAACGGAACTTTCTCCGACGTGTTCATATTCCATCCATTTTCGAACACTCCACGCTAATCCGCGACGAACCATAAAAAAAGCCCCGGCAGTTTCCTGCCGGGGCTTTCAGAGACTCATTAATGCAGACGCTTACGCCTGACCTTTGATCTCTTTACGACCGTTGTACGGTGCTTTTTCGCCCAGCGCTTCTTCGATACGAATCAGCTGGTTGTATTTGGCAACGCGGTCAGAACGGCTCATGGAACCGGTCTTGATCTGGCCAGCCGCAGTACCAACCGCGAGATCTGCGATGGTCGCATCTTCGGTTTCACCGGAACGGTGAGAGATAACGGCAGTGTAGCCAGCGTCTTTCGCCATCTTGATAGCCGCCAGGGTTTCGGTCAGAGAACCGATCTGGTTGAACTTGATCAGGATGGAGTTAGCGATGCCTTTATCGATACCTTCTTTCAGGATCTTAGTGTTGGTCACGAACAGGTCGTCGCCAACCAGCTGGATTTTGTCGCCCAGAACTTTGGTCTGGTAAGCGAAACCGTCCCAGTCAGACTCGTCCAGACCATCTTCGATGGAGACGATCGGGTACTGTTTGGTCAGTTCTTCCAGGAAGTGAGTGAACTCTTCAGAGGAGAACGCTTTGTTGCCTTCGCCAGCCAGAACGTATTTGCCGTCTTTGTAGAATTCAGACGCTGCGCAGTCCATCGCCAGGGTGATGTCTTTACCCAGCTCGTAGCCAGCAGCTTTAACCGCTTCAGCGATAACAGCCAGAGCTTCAGCGTTGGAGCCCAGGTTCGGCGCGTAGCCGCCTTCGTCGCCCACTGCGGTGTTCATACCTTTGCCTTTCAGTACTTTGGCCAGGTGATGGAACACTTCGGAACCCATACGGATAGCTTCTTTAACCGTTTTAGCGCCAACCGGCTGGATCATGAACTCCTGGATGTCGACGTTGTTGTCAGCGTGCTCACCGCCGTTGATGATGTTCATCATCGGTACCGGCATGGAGTATTTGCCCGGAGTGCCGTTCAGCTCAGCAATGTGCTCATACAGCGGCATGCCTTTAGAAGCAGCAGCGGCTTTAGCGTTAGCCAGAGAAACGGCCAGGATCGCGTTCGCACCGAACTGAGATTTGTTATCAGTGCCGTCCAGATCGATCATGATTTTGTCGATGCCAGCCTGGTCTTTAGCGTCTTTGCCAAGCACAGCCTGAGCGATCGGACCGTTAACTGCGGCAACGGCTTTGGTTACGCCTTTGCCCAGGAAACGGGATTTGTCGCCATCGCGCAGTTCCAGCGCTTCGCGGGAACCGGTAGAAGCACCCGACGGGGCAGCAGCCATACCAACGAAACCGCCTTCCAGATGAACTTCGGCTTCAACAGTCGGGTTACCGCGAGAGTCGATGATTTCGCGGCCGATGACTTTAACGATTTTGGACATTAGGTTTTCCTCAAGTCACTGGTTAAACTAAAAAAATCCGGACCAGCAGCGCGTATCCTCATCCTGCTCGGAATGCGATGGAGCCGCGCTGCCATTAATTATCGTTACTTCTCCTGGCGCTTCTGGTACTCGCCCGCGGCTTTCACAAAGCCGCTAAACAGCGGGTGCCCGTCACGCGGGGTGGAAGTAAATTCCGGGTGGAACTGACAGGCGACAAACCACGGATGGTCCGCAACCTCGACGATCTCGACTAACTGATCGTCCCCGGAACGGCCTGCCACACGCAGACCGGCTGCTTCAATCTGTTTCAACAGCATGTTGTTGACTTCGTAACGGTGACGATGACGCTCAACGATGGTTGACTCACCGTACAGCTGGCGAACCAGACTGTCGTCGGAGAGCTGGCACTGCTGTGCGCCAAGGCGCATGGTGCCACCCAGATCGCTCTTCTCGGAGCGGACTTCCACGTTACCGTTCTCATCACGCCACTCAGTGATCAGCGCCACGACCGGGTACTTACAGTCTGGCACAAATTCAGTGGAGTTGGCGTTTTCCATACCCGCCACGTTACGGGCGAAATCAATCAACGCTACCTGCATACCTAAGCAAATGCCGAGATACGGAATTTTGTTCTCACGCGCATAGCGGGCGGTGGCAATCTTGCCTTCCACGCCGCGGTAGCCGAAGCCGCCTGGAATCAGAATCGCGTCCAGACCCTTCAGGATCTCCACGCCGCGAGTCTCAACATCCTGCGAATCAATCAGCTTGATGTTCACCGTCAGACGATTCTTCAGGCCACCGTGCTTAAGCGCCTCGATAACCGACTTATAGGCATCAGGCAGCTCGATGTACTTACCCACCATCCCGATGGTGATTTCACCCGACGGATTGGCTTCTTCGTACAGAACCTGCTCCCATTCGGCAAGATCGGCTTCCGGGCACTCGATGCTGAATCGTTTACAAATATAATCGTCCAGGCCCTGGGATTTCAACATGCCAGGGATTTTATAAATGGAATCGACGTCTTTCAGAGAGATAACCGCCTTCTCCGGCACGTTACAGAACAGCGCGATTTTGGCGCGTTCGTTGGCAGGAATAGCGCGGTCGGAACGGCAGATCAGCATATCCGGCTGGATACCGATGGAGAGCAGCTCTTTAACCGAGTGCTGAGTCGGCTTGGTTTTCACCTCGCCTGCGGCGGCCATATAAGGCACCAGGGTCAGGTGCATATAGAGCGTGTGCTCGCGGCCCACTTCTACCGCCATCTGGCGAATCGCTTCCAGGAACGGCAGGGATTCGATATCACCCACGGTACCGCCGATCTCAACCAGCACCACATCGTGGCCTTCGCCGCCTTCGATAATGCGCTCTTTGATTGCGTTGGTGATATGGGGGATAACCTGAACGGTGGCGCCCAGATAGTCGCCGCGACGCTCTTTACGCAGAACGTCGGAATAGATTCGACCCGTGGTGAAGTTGTTGCGGCGGCTCATTCGGGTACGGATGAAGCGCTCATAGTGCCCCAGGTCCAGATCGGTTTCAGCGCCGTCTTCGGTTACGAACACTTCCCCGTGTTGAATCGGGCTCATGGTGCCTGGATCGATATTGATATAGGGATCCAGTTTCATGATGGTCACGTTAAGGCCACGGGCTTCGAGAATGGCTGCGAGGGAGGCTGCGGCAATGCCTTTACCCAGAGAGGATACGACCCCGCCGGTCACAAAAATATAGTTCGTTGTCATGCTGAACCTGAGAAGTTAGGTTTAAAGACGATGGAATAACCAGGACGGGAAAGCAGTATACCCGATTCATATGGGTCCCACAAACATTCCTTCTCCAGGCTCCAGCCATTCATCTGGCCGCCGCAGGGCATAGAAAATAGCGACCGGGCAGGAAATGTTTTTGATGCAAATCAATAGCTTGTTAATTAAAATTTTCGCCAGGCGGGCTCCTGGCGAAAAAAGTCGTTAAATATCATATTCCTGACGTTTAACTTGCTGCCAGGCCGCTTCCATTTGGGTAAGCGTCGCTTCGTGCATCTCCAGCCCCTGCGCCGCAATTATCTGCTCCACCTGGCGGAAGCGGCGTTCAAATTTGCGATTAGCCTGGGCCAGCGCCATCTCCGCTTTGGCGCCAAGATGGCGGGAAAGATTCACCGTCGCGAACAGCAGATCGCCGATCTCCTCTTCCAGCTTCGCCTGATCCACCACCGCCTGCTGCGCCTCGTGCATCACTTCGTCCAGCTCTTCATGCACCTTATCGACCACCGGGCCCAGGGTTTCCCAGTCAAAGCCCACGGCGGCGACCCGCTTCTGAATTTTATGGGCGCGCATCAGCGCTGGCAGGGTTTCCGGCACATCGTCCAGCGCCGAATGCTGCGCCTTCTGCGCCCGCTCTTCTCGCTTGGTCTGCTCCCAGTTGTGGGCGATGGCTGCGCTATCGTTCAGCGCTTTGTCGCCAAAGATATGGGGGTGACGGCGCTCCAGTTTGTCGCTGATGGCGGCGCAGATATCCTCAAAGTCGAAGAGCCCCTGCTCACTGGCCATTCGGGCATAGAACACCACCTGAAACAGCAGGTCCCCCAGTTCACCGCGCAGGGAATCAAAATCCTCGCGCTGGATGGCATCCAGTACCTCGTAAGTCTCCTCCAGGGTGTAGGGGGCAATGGTCGAGAAGGTCTGGACTTTGTCCCACGGGCAGCCGGTTTCCGGGTCGCGCAGGCGCTGCATAATGTTGAGTAGTCGGTCGATTTGCGTCATCGGGTGTCCTTGTAAGAAATATATCCCCTCACCCCGGCCCTCTCCCAAAGGGAGAGGGGGGAAAGAATACGGAGCCCCTTCCCCAGGAGAGGGGAGGTCTTATGTTATCCGCCGTGCAGGCGTCGGGCGTCGATGACGTCCGGTAGCTGGTTAAGCCGGGCCAGTACCCGTCCTAACACCTGCAGGTTATAGATTTCGATATTCATATCGATGGTCGCCAGCTGCTGTTTGGTATCGCTGCGGCTGGTCACTCCCAGCACGTTCACCTTCTCGTTAGCCAGAATGGTGGTGATATCGCGCAGTAGCCCGCTGCGATCGTTGGCGGTGACCCGAACCACCAG
This window encodes:
- a CDS encoding N-acetylmannosamine-6-phosphate 2-epimerase, producing the protein MNTLLNGLKGQLIVSCQALEDEPLHSPFIMSRMALAAEQGGAAGIRANSVADIAAIRQQVALPVIGIIKRDYPDSEVFITATLKEVDELMTVAPEIIALDATARPRPGGQSLATLVAQIRERYPRLVLMADVSTLDEAKTAEALGFDCVGPTLYGYTGETKGHKLPEQDCRFLGELVDAVTIPVIAEGNVETPELAARCLALGAHAVVVGGAITRPRQITERFAAAINAHCRE
- a CDS encoding PTS transporter subunit EIIC, producing MSVFSGASSGGWFEKAQRFGKSFMLPIAVLPAAGLLLGIGGALSNPNTITAYPFLDVDWLQAIFTIMSSAGAIVFANLSVLFAVGVAVGLAKSDKGTAGLSALLAFLVMNATINALLILTGTLAQENPGAVGQGMTLGIQTLETGVFGGVVIGLVTCALHHRFRNIALPQFLGFFGGSRFVPIVSSLAAIVVGAVMTVIWPHFQALIFGLGGLVDATGYLGTFLYGFILRMLGPFGLHHIFYLPFWTTALGGTEMINGQLVEGTQRIFFAQLGDPATQQFYVGTSRFMSGRFITMMFGLLGACLAMYHTAKPENKKRVAGLLLSAALTSFLTGITEPIEFSFLFVAPALYVIHALFDGLAFMLAHILHITIGQTFSGGFIDFMLFGVLQGEAKTHWMYVPLVGVPWFFLYYFTFRFAIVRFGFATPGREKENVEQSEFASGERAQAIVAGLGGRDNLEEVDCCATRLRVTVKDGSKVDEAALKATGAHGVILRGNGVQVVYGPHVTIIRNEVEEILA
- a CDS encoding MurR/RpiR family transcriptional regulator, translated to MSEHENLLLRLRQSVSGYSPTQQKLGEFVLNAPASVLYLTITELARESETSEASVTRLCRTLGCKGYNEFKMALALDIQHQTAPRQAGDEIDRVVEESVQALQDTAKLLDRQMLKAAAQALHQARSVQIYGVAASAIPGDYLQYKLLRFGKSTQQYSDMHRAAMNAATLGQEDLVVAISSSGSTRDLLHVVKLARKRGVKILALSNTPSSPLASLSDMLLVAATPEGPLSGGALNAKISVMLLVELLAMSLIAIDERYAELSQQTASATLPLLL
- the eno gene encoding phosphopyruvate hydratase; translation: MSKIVKVIGREIIDSRGNPTVEAEVHLEGGFVGMAAAPSGASTGSREALELRDGDKSRFLGKGVTKAVAAVNGPIAQAVLGKDAKDQAGIDKIMIDLDGTDNKSQFGANAILAVSLANAKAAAASKGMPLYEHIAELNGTPGKYSMPVPMMNIINGGEHADNNVDIQEFMIQPVGAKTVKEAIRMGSEVFHHLAKVLKGKGMNTAVGDEGGYAPNLGSNAEALAVIAEAVKAAGYELGKDITLAMDCAASEFYKDGKYVLAGEGNKAFSSEEFTHFLEELTKQYPIVSIEDGLDESDWDGFAYQTKVLGDKIQLVGDDLFVTNTKILKEGIDKGIANSILIKFNQIGSLTETLAAIKMAKDAGYTAVISHRSGETEDATIADLAVGTAAGQIKTGSMSRSDRVAKYNQLIRIEEALGEKAPYNGRKEIKGQA
- the pyrG gene encoding glutamine hydrolyzing CTP synthase, producing the protein MTTNYIFVTGGVVSSLGKGIAAASLAAILEARGLNVTIMKLDPYINIDPGTMSPIQHGEVFVTEDGAETDLDLGHYERFIRTRMSRRNNFTTGRIYSDVLRKERRGDYLGATVQVIPHITNAIKERIIEGGEGHDVVLVEIGGTVGDIESLPFLEAIRQMAVEVGREHTLYMHLTLVPYMAAAGEVKTKPTQHSVKELLSIGIQPDMLICRSDRAIPANERAKIALFCNVPEKAVISLKDVDSIYKIPGMLKSQGLDDYICKRFSIECPEADLAEWEQVLYEEANPSGEITIGMVGKYIELPDAYKSVIEALKHGGLKNRLTVNIKLIDSQDVETRGVEILKGLDAILIPGGFGYRGVEGKIATARYARENKIPYLGICLGMQVALIDFARNVAGMENANSTEFVPDCKYPVVALITEWRDENGNVEVRSEKSDLGGTMRLGAQQCQLSDDSLVRQLYGESTIVERHRHRYEVNNMLLKQIEAAGLRVAGRSGDDQLVEIVEVADHPWFVACQFHPEFTSTPRDGHPLFSGFVKAAGEYQKRQEK
- the mazG gene encoding nucleoside triphosphate pyrophosphohydrolase codes for the protein MTQIDRLLNIMQRLRDPETGCPWDKVQTFSTIAPYTLEETYEVLDAIQREDFDSLRGELGDLLFQVVFYARMASEQGLFDFEDICAAISDKLERRHPHIFGDKALNDSAAIAHNWEQTKREERAQKAQHSALDDVPETLPALMRAHKIQKRVAAVGFDWETLGPVVDKVHEELDEVMHEAQQAVVDQAKLEEEIGDLLFATVNLSRHLGAKAEMALAQANRKFERRFRQVEQIIAAQGLEMHEATLTQMEAAWQQVKRQEYDI